The Bryobacteraceae bacterium genome includes a window with the following:
- a CDS encoding histidine kinase: protein MRIARQTRGCSAAVTAAILAAVLSARASALDPAKPPSQYSQALWQSKDGLPDNFVQALLEARDGYLWLGTTEGLVRFDGTQFTVFDTRNTPALRHNSVIALCEDRHGALWIGTSGGGITVYRGGRFTATYTTANGLPNNYIRSIYEDRSGAIWITAHDGGLARFEGGRFQTLTRRDGLPSDSLRTVYQDSRGDLWIGTDEDGICVMRGRAIECFGKDSGLRSSQIRAFHEDRRGRLWVGTRAGGLHVFDGRRFQPVAGIGGVAVRAIVEDRHGSLWAGTEGAGLWRIRDERITRLTPREGLPHSFVRAMIEDSEGNLWLGTRGGLFRLRDRKVETWTTSEGLVNDDVRVLMADDAGRVWFGTRAGASLLENGAVRTIRLSREWSRDVVRTLARTPDGVVWIGADTGLFRWREGAVERAALGLPGEPAAVRVLFADHAGRLWIGLWDRLFLYERGRAADQTPVFGQAPSGINAMAEDGSGTLWIGTEEGLYSLKGAAAKRFTSRDGLSHDRVTSLYLDGSGTLWIGTRGGLTRLRNGKFSAFYRRDGLLSDNILYVAEDQLGHLWLTSRRGVMRIPKKDLDEFAEKRSGPLRAVTFDTSDGMRSAECNGGEQPAATMTPDGRMWFPTVAGAVVFDPRSLRDTPPPPRVVIERVLSQGKAWPAAPGQVEVGAGAGDLEIQFTAISLGAPEKVRFRYRLDGYDQEWVESAGRRSAYYTNLPPGRYRFRAIAYANDGSWPREEASVEVRLAPRFYQTVWFSLACGVALLLLGWGAYRARMVSVHRRYQAVLEERARIAREIHDTLMQGVTGVGLQLEAATRRLPAEPLEAKSRLERALTRLDEVVAEARRTILELRTASFEEDDPAEAIREMAARMSQEHGVRVELRIEGQKRALAPQVCTQLAKIAREAAANAIRHSGASRVELVLRYEPRAVRLLTSDDGRGFDPAQPSGAHFGLTGMQERARALGGRMSIHSRPGSGTDVEVVVPVGWRG from the coding sequence ATGAGGATCGCAAGGCAGACGAGAGGCTGCTCGGCAGCCGTGACGGCCGCAATCCTGGCGGCCGTCCTGTCTGCGCGGGCATCCGCGCTGGATCCAGCGAAGCCGCCGTCGCAGTACAGCCAGGCGCTGTGGCAGAGCAAAGACGGGCTGCCGGACAACTTCGTGCAGGCGCTGCTGGAGGCGCGCGACGGCTATCTGTGGCTGGGAACCACAGAGGGGCTGGTGCGGTTCGACGGCACGCAGTTCACGGTGTTCGACACGCGCAACACGCCGGCCCTGAGGCACAACTCCGTGATCGCGCTGTGCGAGGACCGCCACGGGGCGTTGTGGATCGGCACGAGCGGCGGCGGAATCACGGTTTACCGCGGCGGACGCTTCACAGCGACGTACACCACCGCCAACGGCCTGCCGAACAATTACATCCGCTCGATCTACGAAGACCGCAGCGGAGCAATCTGGATCACGGCGCACGACGGAGGGCTGGCCCGCTTCGAAGGAGGACGCTTCCAGACGCTGACGAGACGCGACGGCCTGCCGAGCGACTCGCTGCGCACGGTGTACCAGGATTCCCGCGGAGACCTGTGGATCGGAACCGACGAAGACGGCATCTGCGTGATGCGCGGGCGCGCGATCGAATGCTTCGGCAAGGACAGCGGGCTGCGGAGCAGCCAGATTCGCGCCTTTCATGAAGACCGCCGCGGGCGGCTGTGGGTAGGAACGCGCGCGGGGGGGCTGCATGTGTTCGACGGACGGCGGTTCCAACCGGTGGCGGGGATCGGGGGCGTGGCCGTGCGGGCGATCGTGGAAGACCGGCACGGCAGCCTGTGGGCCGGAACGGAGGGAGCGGGATTGTGGAGGATCCGGGATGAGCGGATCACGCGCCTGACTCCGCGCGAGGGGCTTCCGCACAGCTTCGTCCGGGCGATGATCGAAGACAGCGAAGGCAACCTGTGGCTGGGCACGCGCGGGGGGCTGTTCCGTCTGAGAGACCGGAAGGTGGAGACGTGGACGACGAGCGAAGGGCTGGTGAACGATGACGTGCGCGTGCTGATGGCAGACGATGCGGGGCGGGTGTGGTTCGGGACGCGCGCGGGCGCGAGCCTGCTGGAGAACGGCGCCGTGCGGACGATCCGGCTGTCGCGGGAATGGTCGCGGGACGTCGTGCGGACGCTGGCTCGGACTCCGGACGGCGTGGTGTGGATCGGAGCCGACACGGGGCTGTTCCGGTGGCGGGAGGGCGCAGTCGAGCGGGCCGCGCTGGGACTGCCGGGCGAGCCTGCGGCCGTGAGGGTTCTGTTCGCAGACCACGCGGGGCGGCTCTGGATCGGGCTCTGGGACAGGCTCTTTCTTTATGAGCGCGGCAGGGCGGCCGACCAGACACCAGTCTTCGGCCAGGCGCCAAGCGGCATCAATGCCATGGCGGAGGACGGCAGCGGAACGTTGTGGATCGGGACCGAGGAAGGGCTGTACTCCCTCAAGGGCGCGGCTGCGAAGCGGTTCACATCGCGCGACGGTCTTTCGCACGACCGCGTGACATCGCTGTATTTGGATGGCAGCGGCACTCTGTGGATCGGGACGCGCGGCGGACTGACGCGGCTCAGAAACGGGAAATTCTCGGCGTTCTACAGGCGGGACGGGCTGTTGAGCGACAACATCCTTTACGTGGCCGAGGACCAATTGGGGCATCTGTGGCTGACCAGCCGGCGCGGCGTGATGCGCATCCCCAAGAAGGATCTGGACGAATTCGCCGAGAAGCGGAGCGGACCGCTGCGGGCGGTGACGTTTGATACGTCCGACGGGATGCGGTCGGCCGAGTGCAATGGCGGCGAGCAGCCGGCGGCAACGATGACGCCTGATGGACGGATGTGGTTTCCGACGGTGGCGGGCGCAGTGGTGTTCGATCCGAGGAGTCTGCGCGACACGCCCCCGCCGCCGCGGGTTGTCATTGAAAGGGTGTTGTCCCAGGGCAAGGCGTGGCCTGCGGCGCCGGGCCAGGTGGAGGTCGGGGCTGGAGCGGGCGATCTGGAGATCCAGTTCACGGCGATCAGCCTGGGGGCGCCGGAGAAGGTGAGGTTCCGATATCGTCTGGACGGATACGACCAGGAGTGGGTGGAGTCGGCGGGAAGACGGTCGGCCTACTACACGAACCTGCCCCCGGGGCGGTACCGTTTCCGTGCGATTGCCTACGCAAACGACGGCTCCTGGCCGCGGGAGGAGGCGTCCGTGGAAGTGCGGCTGGCGCCGCGGTTCTATCAGACCGTGTGGTTTTCGCTGGCGTGCGGCGTCGCCCTGTTGCTGCTGGGATGGGGCGCCTACCGCGCGCGCATGGTGAGCGTGCACCGGCGGTATCAGGCCGTGCTGGAAGAGCGGGCGCGCATCGCCCGGGAGATCCACGACACGCTGATGCAGGGGGTGACGGGGGTCGGGCTGCAACTGGAGGCGGCGACACGGAGGTTGCCGGCGGAACCCCTGGAGGCGAAGAGCCGCCTGGAGCGCGCGCTGACAAGGCTCGATGAGGTGGTGGCAGAGGCCAGGAGAACGATTCTCGAACTGCGGACGGCGAGTTTCGAGGAGGACGATCCGGCGGAAGCGATCCGGGAAATGGCGGCTCGAATGTCGCAGGAGCACGGGGTGCGGGTGGAGCTGCGGATCGAAGGCCAGAAGAGGGCGCTGGCGCCCCAGGTCTGCACGCAGCTGGCGAAGATCGCACGGGAGGCGGCAGCGAATGCGATCCGGCACTCGGGCGCTTCGCGCGTGGAGCTGGTGCTGCGGTACGAACCGCGGGCAGTGCGTCTGCTGACCTCGGACGACGGACGGGGATTTGATCCGGCGCAGCCTTCCGGGGCGCATTTCGGACTGACGGGGATGCAGGAGCGGGCCAGAGCGTTGGGCGGAAGAATGTCGATCCACTCGCGGCCGGGCTCAGGGACGGATGTCGAGGTGGTCGTCCCGGTGGGCTGGAGGGGCTAG
- a CDS encoding mandelate racemase, which yields MQAPVLRADLLREPLKIESLELLRSGRFFLVRARSGGLEGFCEAHSTVMRAAWPIFLQKVAPHFIGKDARELERVFHEAYLVNSNYKWQGLPFWVCMAAAEIAILDLLGKASGKAMGELFGQVRRRKIAVYRASGNRGNTPAAEIEYLRRITEETGAGAIKFRLGARMRYDEASTRRDLELIPLVRKTFGEKMALYADANGSYDVPMALRIGRMLEEHRYAFFEEPVPFDYYDETKAVADVLDIPVALGEQEMSVRNFRRIIETGTAQVIQPDLLYGGGLMRAVKVARMANAAGLPCTPHMSGGGLGYLYVAHFASCVENPGPHQEYKGDEDTLPVECPTSTLKSENGMLTVPSGPGLGVTVEAGVWKRAVAVSG from the coding sequence ATGCAGGCGCCTGTGTTGCGCGCGGACCTGCTGCGCGAGCCGTTGAAGATTGAGTCGCTGGAGCTGCTGCGCTCGGGGCGTTTCTTTCTGGTGCGCGCGCGGAGCGGAGGGCTGGAAGGCTTCTGCGAGGCGCACAGCACGGTGATGCGGGCGGCGTGGCCCATCTTTTTACAGAAAGTCGCGCCTCATTTTATCGGAAAAGATGCGCGGGAGCTGGAGCGCGTTTTTCATGAAGCGTATCTGGTGAATTCGAATTACAAGTGGCAGGGGCTGCCGTTCTGGGTGTGCATGGCGGCGGCGGAAATCGCCATCCTGGATCTGCTCGGCAAGGCCAGCGGCAAGGCGATGGGAGAGCTTTTCGGGCAGGTGCGGAGGAGGAAGATCGCCGTGTACCGGGCGAGCGGTAACCGGGGGAACACACCTGCAGCCGAGATCGAATATCTGCGCCGGATCACGGAGGAAACAGGCGCGGGCGCGATCAAGTTCCGGCTGGGGGCGCGGATGCGGTATGACGAGGCTTCGACGCGCCGGGACCTCGAACTGATCCCGCTGGTACGCAAAACCTTCGGCGAAAAGATGGCGCTCTATGCCGACGCCAACGGCTCCTACGACGTGCCGATGGCGCTGCGGATCGGACGGATGCTGGAGGAGCACAGGTATGCGTTTTTCGAAGAGCCCGTGCCGTTCGACTATTACGACGAAACAAAAGCGGTTGCGGATGTTCTTGACATTCCGGTTGCGCTGGGCGAGCAGGAGATGAGCGTGCGCAACTTCCGGCGCATCATCGAAACGGGAACGGCGCAGGTCATCCAGCCGGACCTGCTTTATGGAGGAGGGCTGATGCGGGCCGTGAAGGTGGCGCGGATGGCCAATGCCGCGGGGCTGCCATGCACGCCCCACATGTCCGGCGGAGGGCTGGGCTACCTGTATGTGGCGCATTTCGCCTCCTGCGTGGAGAATCCGGGCCCGCACCAGGAATACAAGGGCGACGAGGACACGCTGCCTGTCGAGTGCCCGACGTCGACGCTGAAGAGCGAGAATGGGATGCTGACGGTGCCTTCCGGGCCGGGCCTGGGAGTGACCGTGGAAGCGGGGGTGTGGAAGCGCGCTGTTGCAGTCAGCGGCTAG
- a CDS encoding RNA-binding protein — MTRLRYWLGACALAALAAQSTLPPIAFRDITEQSGVRFICDNGATPRKHQPEGLIAGVALFDYDRDGDLDIYLVNGAHMPSLVKQGEKHKNRLFRNNGDLTFTDVTDKAGVGGEGYGMGVAAADYDNDGWPDLYVLNVNDNQLFRNNGDGTFTDVTKKAGVPGGRYKGKKMWSVAAAWFDYDNDGDLDLFVSNYCEWDPNNEPDCLINNVRIYCGPRHYGALPHTLYRNNGDGTFTDVSAEAGLSNALGRGMAIVIADYDDDGWMDVFIGNDDAPMQFFHNLGGKKFREIGHELGIAYSENGNVISGMGADFRDLFNTGRPDIWVTALEKETFPLFVNVGGGMFEDRTAASGLALETLEMSGWSNAIYDLDNDGWKDLIVCRSNVQDMIHTYAPRRPEEPVTVLRNLANGRFQNLTRAPGSDTQIAANYKGMAMGDIDNDGKIDTVLLVLNGPARVLRNVSPNNHGWLLIELTGTKSNRMGIGAKIRVTDDRGLVQHNHATVSTGYAATSDHRVHFGFGEAKRVKEIEIRWPSGIRQVLRDVAVNQILKVREPSE; from the coding sequence ATGACGCGTCTACGCTACTGGTTGGGAGCTTGTGCGCTGGCTGCGCTGGCGGCGCAGTCCACGCTGCCGCCGATCGCCTTCCGCGACATCACGGAACAATCCGGGGTAAGGTTCATCTGCGACAACGGGGCGACGCCGCGCAAACACCAGCCGGAGGGATTGATCGCCGGCGTGGCGCTGTTCGACTACGACCGCGACGGGGACCTGGACATCTATCTGGTGAACGGCGCGCACATGCCCTCGCTCGTCAAGCAGGGCGAGAAGCACAAGAACCGCCTCTTCCGCAACAACGGGGACCTGACGTTCACGGATGTGACAGACAAGGCCGGGGTCGGCGGCGAAGGCTACGGGATGGGCGTGGCGGCGGCTGATTACGACAACGACGGCTGGCCTGATCTGTATGTGCTGAACGTGAACGACAACCAGCTGTTCCGCAACAACGGCGATGGCACGTTCACGGACGTCACAAAGAAGGCGGGAGTGCCGGGCGGCAGGTACAAAGGCAAAAAGATGTGGTCGGTGGCGGCGGCGTGGTTCGACTACGACAACGACGGGGATCTGGACCTGTTCGTGTCGAACTACTGCGAGTGGGACCCGAACAACGAGCCCGACTGCCTGATCAACAACGTGCGCATCTACTGCGGTCCGCGGCACTACGGGGCGCTGCCGCATACGCTTTACAGGAACAACGGGGACGGCACCTTCACGGATGTCTCGGCGGAAGCGGGCCTCTCCAACGCGCTCGGACGCGGCATGGCCATCGTCATCGCGGACTACGACGACGACGGCTGGATGGACGTCTTCATCGGAAACGACGACGCGCCCATGCAGTTCTTCCACAATCTCGGGGGGAAGAAATTCCGCGAAATCGGACATGAACTTGGCATCGCCTATTCCGAAAACGGAAACGTGATCTCGGGCATGGGGGCCGATTTCCGCGACCTGTTCAACACGGGGCGGCCGGACATCTGGGTGACGGCGCTCGAGAAAGAGACCTTCCCGCTGTTCGTCAATGTCGGCGGCGGCATGTTCGAGGACCGCACGGCGGCCAGCGGGCTGGCGCTGGAAACGCTGGAAATGTCGGGCTGGTCGAACGCGATCTATGATCTCGACAACGACGGGTGGAAGGACCTGATCGTGTGCCGCTCGAACGTGCAGGACATGATTCACACCTACGCGCCGCGGCGGCCGGAAGAGCCCGTGACGGTTCTGCGCAACCTGGCCAACGGACGGTTTCAGAACCTGACGCGCGCGCCGGGCAGCGACACGCAGATCGCCGCCAACTACAAAGGCATGGCGATGGGGGACATCGACAACGACGGCAAGATCGACACCGTGCTTCTGGTGCTGAACGGGCCGGCCCGCGTGTTGCGCAATGTCTCGCCCAACAACCATGGCTGGCTTCTGATCGAACTCACGGGAACGAAGAGCAACCGTATGGGCATCGGGGCGAAAATCCGGGTGACCGACGACCGCGGACTGGTGCAGCATAACCACGCCACGGTGAGCACGGGCTACGCCGCCACAAGCGACCACCGGGTGCACTTCGGGTTTGGCGAGGCCAAACGGGTGAAAGAAATCGAGATCCGCTGGCCGAGCGGCATCCGTCAGGTTCTGCGCGACGTTGCCGTGAACCAGATCCTCAAGGTCCGGGAGCCGTCCGAGTAA
- the mutS gene encoding DNA mismatch repair protein MutS translates to MRQYHAAKQQAPGCLLFFRLGDFYELFYEDAVTAARELEITLTSRNKERGEPVPMCGVPYHSAEGYIARLIQKGYRVAICEQMEDPRQAKKLVRREITRIVTPGTVTESALLDAAQNNYLAALCVRRNEAGLAWVDVSTGEFRATELPAAEAAAALEQLNARELLTPEPESAPRGRWAVTQAEAWTFDGAHAEQLLREHFRLLALDGCGLAGRRLATGAAGAILSYLRETQKSALDHLDRPVFHDRMGAMMLDAVTVRNLELVEPLFTADAGGGRDATLISVIDRTRTGMGARLLRKRLLQPSLDRREIEARLDAVEWLARATIARAKLRDVLGRMLDLERLLARITVGTASPRDLLGLGRTLACVPELRPLLAETSAEKLRDAAASLDDVAELRDKLLAAIDDNAPANAADGGVIRAGYHAELDELRHLATHSRQIIAAIEARERQRTGIGSLKVRFNNVFGFYIEVSKPNLHLVPADYERKQTLVNAERFTTPELKELEAKVLDAEERALELERTILASLRAEAAAQAARLRATAAAAAEIDVYTALAETAVERRYARPRFAETGEMKIVAGRHPVIEKLAEAEAGHFIPNDLYLDQGAHRIAVITGPNMGGKSTYLRQAALIAVLAQMGSFVPASEAVLPVIDRVFTRIGASDNLARGRSTFMVEMTETAVILNTATRDSLIVLDEIGRGTATYDGLALAWAVLEYIHDRIGARTLFATHYHELTELAGRLDGVVNLHVSVKESGDQLIFLRKVEPGSADRSYGIEVARLAALPLEVIERAREILALHEKKEVSVSDELEAPKRRHAPGPALQIRLFEPVGWQIAERIRQLDVDNLRPVEALKLLAELKEELGGK, encoded by the coding sequence ATGCGGCAGTATCACGCGGCGAAACAGCAGGCGCCCGGGTGCCTGCTGTTTTTCCGCCTGGGCGATTTCTACGAACTGTTCTACGAGGACGCCGTCACCGCGGCGCGCGAGCTTGAGATCACGCTCACGTCGCGCAACAAGGAGCGGGGCGAGCCGGTGCCGATGTGCGGCGTCCCCTATCACTCGGCCGAAGGCTACATCGCGCGGCTGATCCAGAAAGGCTACCGCGTGGCCATCTGCGAGCAGATGGAAGACCCGCGGCAGGCGAAGAAGCTGGTGCGGCGCGAGATCACGCGCATCGTCACGCCCGGCACGGTCACCGAATCGGCGCTGCTCGACGCGGCTCAGAACAATTACCTGGCTGCGCTGTGCGTGCGGCGGAATGAAGCGGGGCTGGCGTGGGTGGACGTTTCAACGGGCGAGTTCCGCGCAACGGAGCTTCCCGCAGCGGAGGCGGCGGCGGCTCTCGAACAGCTCAACGCGCGGGAGCTGCTGACGCCGGAACCCGAAAGCGCGCCCCGTGGCCGGTGGGCGGTGACGCAGGCGGAGGCGTGGACCTTCGACGGGGCGCACGCCGAGCAGCTGCTGCGCGAGCATTTCCGTCTGCTGGCGCTGGATGGCTGCGGACTGGCCGGCCGGCGGCTGGCCACGGGCGCGGCGGGCGCGATCCTGTCCTACCTGCGCGAAACGCAGAAATCGGCGCTCGACCATCTGGACCGGCCGGTGTTCCACGACCGCATGGGCGCGATGATGCTCGATGCGGTGACGGTGCGCAATCTGGAGCTGGTGGAGCCGCTGTTCACGGCCGACGCGGGCGGGGGGCGGGATGCGACGCTGATCTCCGTCATCGACCGGACGCGCACGGGCATGGGCGCGCGGCTGCTGCGGAAGCGCCTGCTGCAGCCGTCGCTGGACCGCAGGGAGATCGAAGCGCGGCTGGATGCCGTCGAGTGGCTGGCGCGCGCGACGATTGCGCGGGCGAAGCTGCGCGACGTGCTGGGGCGGATGCTGGATCTCGAGCGGCTGCTGGCGCGCATCACCGTGGGCACGGCGAGTCCGCGCGATCTGCTGGGGCTGGGCCGCACGCTCGCCTGTGTTCCGGAATTGCGGCCTCTGCTCGCGGAGACGTCTGCGGAGAAGCTGCGCGACGCGGCTGCATCACTCGATGACGTGGCGGAGCTGCGCGACAAGCTGCTGGCGGCGATCGATGACAACGCGCCGGCCAATGCCGCCGATGGGGGCGTGATCCGGGCCGGATATCACGCGGAGCTGGACGAGCTGCGGCATCTGGCCACGCATTCGCGGCAGATCATCGCGGCGATTGAAGCGCGCGAGCGGCAGAGGACGGGGATCGGCTCTCTGAAGGTGCGGTTCAACAACGTGTTCGGCTTCTACATTGAAGTGTCGAAGCCGAACCTGCATCTCGTGCCCGCCGATTACGAGCGGAAACAGACGCTCGTGAACGCCGAGCGGTTCACCACGCCGGAGCTCAAAGAGCTGGAAGCGAAGGTGCTGGACGCCGAGGAACGGGCTCTCGAGCTGGAGCGGACGATCCTGGCTTCGCTGCGCGCGGAAGCGGCGGCGCAGGCGGCGAGATTGCGGGCCACGGCGGCGGCCGCCGCCGAGATCGATGTCTACACGGCTCTGGCCGAAACAGCGGTGGAGCGGCGGTACGCGCGGCCGCGGTTTGCCGAAACAGGAGAAATGAAAATTGTTGCGGGGCGGCATCCCGTCATCGAGAAACTGGCGGAGGCCGAGGCGGGCCACTTCATTCCGAACGATCTGTACCTCGATCAGGGCGCGCACCGGATCGCCGTGATCACGGGGCCGAACATGGGCGGCAAGTCGACCTACCTGCGGCAGGCGGCGCTGATTGCGGTGCTGGCGCAAATGGGATCTTTCGTGCCCGCCTCGGAAGCCGTGCTGCCCGTGATCGACCGCGTGTTCACGCGCATCGGCGCGAGCGACAATCTGGCCCGCGGCCGTTCGACGTTCATGGTGGAGATGACCGAAACGGCGGTGATCCTGAACACGGCGACAAGAGACAGCCTGATTGTTCTGGACGAGATCGGCCGCGGCACGGCCACTTACGACGGGCTGGCGCTGGCGTGGGCGGTCCTCGAGTACATTCACGACCGCATCGGCGCGCGCACGCTGTTCGCCACGCACTACCACGAGTTGACGGAGCTCGCCGGGAGGCTGGACGGAGTGGTGAATCTGCATGTCTCGGTGAAAGAGTCCGGGGATCAACTGATCTTCCTGCGCAAAGTGGAGCCGGGCAGCGCGGACCGCAGCTACGGCATCGAAGTGGCGCGGCTGGCCGCGCTGCCGCTGGAAGTGATCGAACGGGCGCGGGAAATTCTGGCGCTGCACGAGAAAAAAGAGGTCTCCGTCAGCGACGAGCTGGAAGCGCCGAAGCGCCGCCATGCGCCAGGGCCGGCGCTGCAGATCCGGCTGTTCGAGCCTGTCGGATGGCAGATTGCGGAGCGGATCCGGCAGCTGGATGTCGACAATCTGCGGCCTGTGGAAGCGCTGAAGCTGCTGGCGGAACTGAAAGAAGAGCTGGGAGGCAAGTGA
- the gdhA gene encoding glutamate dehydrogenase: MILEATKPGQDPALEREFNPWLAAEARFNEAAMLLGLDEGLQKVLRTPTMEVTVYIPVQMDDGRLEVFTGYRVQHSLARGPAKGGIRFAPDVTLDEVRALASWMTWKCAVVNIPFGGGKGGVICDPSVLSQGELERITRRYTADIIEILGPERDVPAPDMNTNEQTMAWIMDTYSMHKRTTVTAVVTGKPLDLGGSRGRSAATGRGCLFVTLQALRKFHMEPSQTTVVIQGFGNVGGNAARLMHKAGMKIIAVIEYDGAVYNANGIDPAALDAHRKATGSITGFPGAEDIDREEALYLPCDVLVPAAKENVIHSRNAHKINARIICEGANGPTTAEADRILQEKGVFVIPDILANAGGVTVSYFEWVQDRQGFFWNEQLVNGRLEEIMVNAFRDVVSYAERHKVHNRCAAYMLALDRVAFAIKLRGIYA, encoded by the coding sequence ATGATCCTCGAAGCCACGAAGCCCGGTCAGGATCCGGCCCTGGAACGCGAGTTCAATCCATGGCTGGCCGCCGAGGCCCGCTTCAATGAGGCCGCCATGTTGCTCGGCCTGGATGAAGGACTCCAGAAGGTCCTTCGCACTCCCACGATGGAGGTGACGGTTTACATCCCCGTGCAGATGGACGACGGACGCCTGGAGGTGTTCACCGGCTACCGCGTGCAGCACTCGCTGGCGCGCGGCCCTGCCAAGGGCGGCATCCGGTTCGCTCCGGACGTGACGCTGGATGAGGTGCGCGCGCTGGCGAGCTGGATGACCTGGAAATGCGCCGTGGTGAACATCCCGTTCGGCGGCGGCAAGGGCGGAGTCATCTGCGATCCATCGGTGCTGAGCCAGGGAGAGCTGGAGCGGATCACGCGCCGCTACACGGCCGACATCATCGAAATCCTCGGTCCGGAACGCGACGTGCCGGCGCCGGACATGAACACGAACGAACAGACGATGGCATGGATCATGGACACGTATTCCATGCACAAGCGCACGACGGTGACGGCCGTGGTGACGGGCAAGCCGCTCGATCTGGGCGGCTCGCGCGGACGCTCGGCGGCCACGGGGCGCGGATGCCTGTTCGTCACGCTGCAGGCGCTGCGCAAGTTCCATATGGAGCCTTCGCAGACGACGGTGGTGATCCAGGGCTTCGGCAACGTGGGCGGCAATGCGGCGCGCCTGATGCACAAGGCAGGGATGAAAATCATCGCCGTGATCGAATACGACGGCGCCGTTTACAACGCCAACGGCATCGATCCCGCGGCTCTGGACGCACACCGCAAGGCGACGGGCTCGATCACGGGCTTCCCGGGCGCAGAGGACATCGACCGCGAAGAGGCGCTGTACCTGCCGTGCGACGTGCTGGTGCCCGCAGCCAAAGAGAACGTGATTCACTCGCGCAACGCGCACAAGATCAACGCGCGGATCATCTGCGAGGGCGCCAACGGTCCGACCACGGCGGAAGCGGACCGCATCCTGCAGGAGAAGGGCGTGTTCGTGATCCCTGACATCCTCGCCAACGCCGGCGGGGTGACGGTGAGCTACTTCGAGTGGGTGCAGGACCGGCAGGGCTTCTTCTGGAACGAGCAGCTCGTCAACGGGCGGCTCGAGGAGATCATGGTGAACGCTTTCCGCGACGTGGTCTCCTACGCCGAGCGCCACAAAGTGCACAACCGGTGCGCTGCCTACATGCTGGCGCTGGACCGCGTGGCTTTTGCGATCAAGCTGCGCGGCATCTACGCTTAA
- a CDS encoding aquaporin, with protein MRSQLAGELVAEFIGTMLILLFGAGVCAMVVAFGTGAPGEIVHGGYTNITIGWALGVMFGVLAAARISGAHLNPAVTLALAVFRGFPWAKVVPYAFSQTLGAMAGAVVVWFNYREAILRFDPMLEKSAGIFTTFPAFPDIPAAGFFDQVLGTALLLFLVFALTDTDNVSIPSYLIPAVVGLVVLAIGVSFGKLHGYAINPARDFGPRLWTVIAGYRVNGLTDGTHVWWIPVAAPLVGGLIGAGMYELTIRRFLPRGD; from the coding sequence ATGCGTTCCCAGTTGGCCGGCGAACTCGTGGCGGAATTCATCGGAACCATGCTCATCCTGCTGTTCGGCGCAGGCGTCTGCGCCATGGTGGTCGCTTTCGGCACCGGCGCGCCCGGGGAAATCGTGCACGGAGGCTACACCAACATCACCATCGGCTGGGCTCTTGGCGTCATGTTCGGAGTCCTGGCCGCGGCGCGCATCAGCGGCGCTCACCTGAACCCCGCCGTCACTCTCGCCCTTGCCGTCTTCCGCGGATTCCCCTGGGCCAAAGTGGTTCCTTACGCCTTCAGCCAGACGCTCGGCGCCATGGCGGGCGCCGTCGTCGTCTGGTTCAATTACCGCGAGGCCATCCTCCGCTTCGATCCGATGCTTGAAAAAAGCGCCGGCATTTTCACTACATTTCCTGCTTTTCCGGATATTCCTGCGGCGGGATTTTTCGATCAGGTTCTGGGCACCGCGCTGCTTCTGTTTCTCGTCTTTGCGCTCACCGACACGGACAATGTCTCGATCCCTTCCTATCTGATCCCCGCCGTGGTCGGTCTCGTCGTCCTCGCCATCGGCGTCAGCTTCGGCAAGCTCCACGGCTACGCCATCAACCCGGCGCGCGATTTCGGCCCCCGCCTCTGGACCGTCATCGCCGGCTACCGCGTCAACGGACTCACAGACGGCACCCATGTCTGGTGGATTCCCGTCGCCGCTCCTCTCGTCGGAGGTCTCATCGGCGCAGGGATGTACGAGCTGACGATCCGCAGGTTCCTGCCCCGGGGCGATTGA
- the ribE gene encoding riboflavin synthase subunit alpha — translation MFTGIVEEVGRVVAVAPRGSGSRLRIEAGRVVEGLREGDSVAVQGVCLTAVEIGSSGFSADVSRETLERSTLGEARAGTPVNLERALAASGRLGGHIVQGHVDGTGLIRTLEERGGGDWWLEVEAPAELARYLVYKGSIAVDGISLTVARVDGPVFAVAVIPHTWENTTLRQARAGQRVNLETDVLAKYVERLLAQMELRRETLTVERLREMGY, via the coding sequence ATGTTTACGGGGATCGTTGAAGAAGTGGGACGGGTGGTTGCCGTGGCGCCGCGGGGCTCGGGCAGCCGGCTCCGGATTGAAGCGGGCAGAGTGGTGGAGGGGCTGCGCGAAGGCGACAGCGTGGCGGTGCAGGGGGTGTGCCTGACGGCGGTGGAGATTGGCTCTTCGGGCTTTTCCGCGGACGTGTCTCGTGAGACGCTGGAGCGGTCGACGCTGGGGGAGGCGCGCGCCGGAACGCCGGTGAACCTGGAGCGGGCGCTGGCGGCGTCAGGACGGCTGGGCGGGCACATCGTGCAGGGGCATGTGGACGGCACGGGCTTGATCCGGACGCTGGAAGAGCGCGGAGGCGGCGACTGGTGGCTGGAGGTGGAGGCGCCGGCGGAACTGGCGCGGTATCTGGTGTACAAGGGTTCGATCGCGGTGGATGGGATCAGCCTGACGGTGGCGCGGGTGGATGGGCCGGTGTTCGCGGTGGCCGTGATTCCGCACACGTGGGAGAACACGACGCTGCGGCAGGCGCGGGCGGGACAGCGGGTGAATCTCGAGACTGACGTCCTGGCGAAGTACGTCGAGCGGCTGCTGGCGCAGATGGAACTGAGGCGTGAAACGCTGACCGTGGAGCGGCTGCGGGAGATGGGCTACTGA